In Nitrospinota bacterium, a single genomic region encodes these proteins:
- the nfo gene encoding deoxyribonuclease IV, with protein MAGKESRVFGAHMSISGGVQKSVERGVSIDLSAMQIFTKNSNQWNAKPLSEEDVKTYRENISRSGIKYVASHDSYLINLASPDKVMYEKSLNAFLDEIERAGKLGIRNLVFHPGSHMGSGEDAGLGKVADAMNEAIERTAEFGDVVLTIETTAGQGTNLGYDFEHIATLIKKVKNKKRIGVCVDTCHIFAAGYELRNAEGYKKTFGEFDRIIGVDKIALFHVNDSKKDFGTRVDRHEHIGKGYIGIEAFRLLLGDKRFFKTPMIIETPKGKEMEEDVENLKVLKSLL; from the coding sequence ATGGCTGGCAAGGAGAGCCGCGTTTTCGGCGCCCACATGTCGATCAGCGGAGGTGTGCAAAAATCGGTAGAGAGGGGAGTTTCCATAGATCTCTCCGCAATGCAGATATTCACAAAGAACTCGAACCAGTGGAATGCCAAACCGCTTTCGGAAGAGGATGTAAAAACCTACCGGGAAAATATCTCAAGATCAGGAATAAAGTACGTCGCTTCTCATGACTCGTATTTGATCAATCTTGCCTCGCCGGACAAAGTCATGTACGAAAAATCGTTGAACGCCTTTCTGGACGAGATAGAGCGTGCGGGAAAGCTTGGAATAAGGAACCTGGTATTTCATCCCGGCTCGCATATGGGTTCGGGTGAAGATGCCGGCTTGGGTAAGGTCGCCGACGCGATGAATGAAGCGATTGAAAGGACCGCAGAGTTCGGCGATGTGGTTCTCACGATTGAAACTACCGCTGGGCAGGGGACCAATCTGGGCTACGATTTCGAGCATATAGCCACGCTCATAAAAAAGGTGAAAAACAAAAAAAGAATCGGAGTATGCGTCGATACATGCCATATCTTTGCCGCGGGGTATGAACTGAGGAATGCCGAGGGATATAAAAAAACTTTCGGGGAGTTCGACAGGATCATAGGTGTTGACAAGATCGCGCTTTTCCATGTGAATGATTCCAAAAAGGATTTCGGGACGCGCGTGGACCGGCATGAGCATATCGGGAAAGGGTATATTGGCATTGAGGCGTTTCGTCTACTCCTGGGGGATAAAAGGTTTTTCAAAACGCCGATGATAATAGAGACGCCGAAAGGGAAGGAGATGGAGGAAGACGTCGAAAATCTGAAAGTGCTGAAAAGCCTTTTATAG